The sequence CCAACAGCGAATCATATTTTCTGGCTTGATATCCCGGTGAATCACCCGCTGCTGGTGCAGATATTCAAGCAGGGGCAAAACCTCTGCTAACATCTCTCGCACTGCTGCCTCAGACTTGATGCCTGTGACCATCACCTCTTCTGCTAGATTCACCCCCTGTACATATTCTTGGACGAGGTAAAACTCTCCCTCAATGTCAAAGTAGTTGAGGAGCAAGGGTAATTGGGCATGTCCACCCAAACGACCGAGAATCTTAGCCTCTCGCTGAAAACGTTCCTGAGCCGTTCGCAATAACGCCGGATCATGCACTTTGGGACTGAGGAACTTAATCACACACAGAGGATGATGGGGGAGGGAGGCATCCTGAGCTAGAAAGGTAACGCCAAAACTGCCCCTTCCTACTACTTTCAGCACCTGATAGCGCTCTTGAAAGAGCACTCGTGCTGAGATCGCCCTTCCCAGTTGGGTTTTGTGCAGCGTTCCTACCCGGAACTTCAGTAGATCGGTAGACAGGTCACTCATGGCGAGGACACAGTGTTAGATGAATAGGGATTTTGAAATGCTATCACTCTCGCCAAGGATTTCAGCTCCCTCGGCAAGTAACGTTACTTAACCCTGGTGCAGCAGCGATCTCGCCATTGCAATCCTCCAGAGCAATCGTTCCGTTATCGCTTCCGCGCAAGATTGCGCTGTCTGCTGCATAGTTCACCAGGGAAAACAGATGCCGCAAATTCGCTCCCGATGACACAATCAGTTGTTCCATTTGATCAGCTTCAAACAACTCAGGGTTGATCCGTGCCTCCAGAACTGACTGTACTGCCCGTCGTCCCTCCTCATGGGGAGTGTGGTCAGGGTAAAACACAGGAGTATTGGCAATCACAAAACTACAATCCGATGCAAACCAGAGCCGTGCCCCGTCAGAGGAACTGTAAAGACCAAATTGTCTGGCGCGTTGTTTGAATCACCCGTCGAGTAGACCAGCAATAGCGGTTGAGACGCATGGGCTTTCCTGACGACTTCCGGTATCATGCCCTGTAACTGTCACAGATTCTGCATCTCTTATCCACTGCTGACACGAGCGCTGTGGAGTCGCTCCAATGATTCAATTTCATATCCA comes from Neosynechococcus sphagnicola sy1 and encodes:
- a CDS encoding serine/threonine protein kinase; the encoded protein is MSDLSTDLLKFRVGTLHKTQLGRAISARVLFQERYQVLKVVGRGSFGVTFLAQDASLPHHPLCVIKFLSPKVHDPALLRTAQERFQREAKILGRLGGHAQLPLLLNYFDIEGEFYLVQEYVQGVNLAEEVMVTGIKSEAAVREMLAEVLPLLEYLHQQRVIHRDIKPENMIRCWRDRRLVLIDFGSVKEAIHDLGETCITIASSTQVMGTYGFAPPNSY